A region of Sphingobium baderi DNA encodes the following proteins:
- a CDS encoding M2 family metallopeptidase, with translation MKMLASMAVLSAALVVSPAVAQQETTPPATNANAFLEKAEKAMFDQSLVQNHADWINATYINDDSDALAAYFGAIRTRMTVDYALEAAKFADAPGLSAETKRRLLMLRTALTLPAPTTSGAADELNSLATSLQSAYGKGKGTLRGQPINGSDIEAAMGTSRNPDELKEMWVSWHDNVGAPMRQDYTELVSIANAGAKELGFADTGAMWRSKYDMPADDFAKLTDRIWAEVKPLYNDLHCYTRTKLNEKYGNPVQPDNGPIRADLLGNMWAQEWGNIYDIVAPKGIGDLGYDIGDLLTARGYDPIKMVKAGEGFYSSLGFKPLPQTFWDRSQIVKPRDRDVVCHASAWDLDNKDDIRIKMCTKVNSDDFVTIHHELGHNYYQRAYQNHPYLYLDGANDGFHEAIGDFVALSITPDYLVKIGLLDATKVPGPDKDMGLLLRQAMDKVAFLPFGLLIDKWRWGVFDGTIAPDHYEQAWNDLRRQYQGIVPPVSRDETAFDPGAKFHIPGNTPYTRYFLARVLQFQFYETACRQAGWKGPLHRCSFYGNKAVGQKLNTMLEMGASKPWPDALQAFTGQRDISGKALLAYFAPLQKWLQEQNKGKSCGW, from the coding sequence ATGAAAATGCTTGCTTCCATGGCCGTGCTTTCGGCCGCGCTCGTCGTTTCCCCGGCCGTGGCCCAGCAGGAGACGACGCCTCCGGCCACCAACGCCAACGCTTTCCTCGAAAAGGCGGAAAAGGCGATGTTCGATCAGTCATTGGTTCAAAACCATGCGGACTGGATCAATGCCACCTACATCAATGACGATAGCGACGCGCTGGCCGCTTATTTCGGGGCGATCCGCACGCGAATGACAGTGGACTATGCGCTGGAGGCGGCGAAATTCGCGGACGCGCCGGGGCTGAGCGCGGAAACGAAGCGGCGACTGCTGATGCTGCGGACCGCACTGACATTGCCTGCTCCGACGACGTCGGGGGCGGCGGATGAGTTGAACAGCCTCGCGACCAGCCTGCAATCGGCTTATGGCAAGGGAAAAGGGACTTTACGCGGCCAGCCCATCAACGGCAGCGATATCGAAGCCGCCATGGGCACCAGTCGCAACCCCGATGAACTCAAGGAAATGTGGGTGAGTTGGCACGACAATGTCGGCGCGCCGATGCGGCAGGATTATACGGAGCTGGTTTCTATCGCCAATGCCGGAGCGAAAGAACTGGGCTTTGCCGATACGGGAGCTATGTGGCGATCCAAATATGACATGCCGGCCGATGATTTCGCCAAGCTGACCGACAGGATATGGGCGGAAGTGAAGCCGCTCTATAACGATCTGCATTGCTACACCCGCACCAAGCTCAACGAGAAATATGGCAATCCGGTGCAGCCCGACAACGGGCCGATCCGCGCCGACCTATTGGGCAATATGTGGGCGCAGGAATGGGGCAATATCTATGACATTGTTGCGCCCAAGGGCATTGGCGACCTTGGCTATGACATTGGCGACTTGCTGACGGCCAGGGGATATGATCCGATAAAGATGGTGAAGGCGGGCGAAGGCTTTTACAGTTCGCTGGGATTCAAGCCGCTGCCGCAGACATTCTGGGACCGCTCGCAGATCGTAAAGCCGCGGGACCGCGACGTGGTGTGTCATGCTTCGGCATGGGATCTCGATAATAAGGACGACATCCGGATCAAGATGTGCACAAAGGTCAACAGCGACGATTTCGTGACTATCCATCATGAACTGGGCCATAACTATTATCAGCGCGCCTATCAGAACCATCCTTACCTGTATCTGGATGGCGCCAATGACGGCTTCCATGAGGCGATTGGGGATTTCGTCGCGCTGTCGATCACGCCGGATTATCTGGTGAAGATCGGGCTGCTCGATGCAACAAAGGTGCCGGGCCCGGACAAGGATATGGGGCTGCTGCTGCGGCAGGCGATGGACAAGGTAGCCTTCCTGCCCTTTGGCCTGCTGATCGACAAGTGGCGCTGGGGCGTGTTCGACGGGACCATCGCGCCGGATCATTATGAACAGGCGTGGAACGATCTGCGCCGCCAGTATCAGGGCATCGTCCCGCCGGTGTCCCGCGATGAGACGGCGTTCGATCCCGGCGCCAAATTTCATATCCCCGGCAATACGCCCTATACACGGTATTTCCTGGCGCGCGTCCTTCAGTTCCAATTCTATGAGACAGCGTGCAGGCAAGCCGGATGGAAAGGGCCGCTCCATCGCTGTTCTTTTTATGGAAACAAGGCAGTAGGGCAGAAACTTAACACTATGCTCGAAATGGGGGCTTCCAAGCCATGGCCGGATGCGTTGCAGGCTTTCACCGGTCAGCGGGATATATCAGGCAAAGCGTTGCTCGCATATTTTGCGCCTTTGCAGAAATGGTTGCAGGAACAAAATAAAGGAAAGTCTTGCGGCTGGTAA
- a CDS encoding sensor domain-containing diguanylate cyclase, whose product MNPAIILLALLFFTSAIMAIAMGIAWTQFGRHRHVRSWAIAYCISVVQWALNGAGLYFGSPLLISMTALAIMASATFTFIGVRQRAGRAVPWRWLLVPIIPCAIVGVYAALTRNGPLQGMAIPGYAGIMMLSSAAALWPRGRRFSAPEMAFFALLLLFAVFEACLATSAGLNWGGQQDAMDSYRVIMALGLPSIYVGTCVSAVLVVAGDLAHELRLRMQRDVLTDALNRLGLEAATARAIANAKRHGRPLTLVICDLDGFKALNDNHGHIAGDAALRSFVQLVTATIRRGDIVGRLGGDEFGLLLVDSDSTSAADVMERIRMEIGCMALPQAPQVKLQASFGIADLHEKDECLDDMVARADSALYRAKKDGKDRVRIWRAAA is encoded by the coding sequence GTGAACCCTGCCATCATTCTCCTTGCCCTGCTTTTCTTCACCAGTGCGATTATGGCAATCGCTATGGGGATCGCCTGGACGCAATTCGGTCGCCATCGCCATGTGCGAAGCTGGGCGATCGCTTATTGCATATCGGTCGTTCAATGGGCGCTGAACGGCGCTGGACTGTATTTTGGCAGCCCATTGTTGATCAGTATGACGGCGCTGGCAATCATGGCCAGCGCCACCTTCACCTTTATCGGCGTTCGGCAGCGGGCGGGGAGAGCAGTTCCCTGGCGGTGGCTGCTTGTGCCGATCATTCCGTGTGCGATCGTGGGGGTTTATGCGGCTTTGACAAGAAATGGACCGCTACAGGGGATGGCGATCCCCGGATATGCCGGCATCATGATGCTGAGCTCGGCTGCCGCGCTGTGGCCACGGGGCCGCCGCTTCAGCGCGCCGGAAATGGCTTTCTTCGCCCTGCTGTTGCTGTTCGCTGTCTTTGAAGCTTGTCTGGCGACCAGCGCGGGCCTGAACTGGGGAGGACAGCAAGACGCCATGGACAGCTACCGGGTGATCATGGCGTTAGGCTTACCATCAATCTACGTAGGCACCTGCGTTTCGGCCGTGCTCGTCGTCGCGGGGGACCTGGCCCATGAACTGCGCCTCAGGATGCAGCGCGATGTGCTGACCGATGCGCTCAACCGCCTGGGCCTGGAGGCAGCTACCGCGCGCGCAATTGCCAATGCCAAGCGGCATGGTCGTCCGCTGACACTGGTCATTTGCGATTTGGATGGCTTCAAGGCGCTGAATGACAACCATGGTCATATTGCGGGAGACGCGGCCCTGCGGAGTTTCGTCCAACTGGTGACAGCGACGATCCGGCGAGGGGATATTGTGGGCCGCCTGGGTGGCGACGAATTCGGGTTACTTCTGGTGGACAGCGATTCCACCTCGGCCGCTGACGTCATGGAGCGCATTCGCATGGAGATTGGCTGCATGGCATTGCCGCAAGCGCCGCAGGTGAAATTGCAGGCCAGCTTTGGTATCGCGGACCTGCATGAAAAGGACGAATGTCTGGACGATATGGTCGCGCGCGCCGATAGCGCGCTCTATCGGGCCAAGAAGGACGGCAAGGATCGGGTCCGCATCTGGCGTGCAGCCGCCTAA
- a CDS encoding AMP nucleosidase gives MTQSIGRAAVTQLDRIYRKSIEDLREAIRVYARDGSVPATDSADKPRFCYPELRIIHNGDSDAPPPGRSFARLSKPGRYVTTITRPSMFADYLAEQIDLLVRDYGVEVNIGLSDQQIPFPYVLDGLDISALDGIPPTELARYFPATELAEIGDEIADGLFAPDAEGDRPLALFDGLRTDFSLARLKHYTGTPPEHVQRYILFTNYHRYVDEFVAWACEEMQRPDSRFTALSGAGSVYVTPETADPARMIADSAWRKHQMPAYHLIAPDRSGITLVNIGVGPSNAKTICDHLAVLRPEAWLMIGHCGGLRPSQRIGDYVLAHAYLRDDHVLDEMLPPEIPVPAIAEVQVALAKAAETVLGGGKPEDFKRRLRTGTVVTTDDRNWELRYSHSALRFSLSRAVGIDMESATIAAQGYRFRVPYGTLLCVSDKPIHGELKLPGQANRFYEEAIAGHLRVGIETCELLRQEGPRLHSRKLRAFNEPPFR, from the coding sequence ATGACACAAAGCATTGGCCGCGCCGCCGTCACGCAACTCGACCGAATTTACAGGAAATCCATCGAAGACCTGCGTGAAGCGATACGTGTCTATGCCCGCGACGGCAGTGTGCCGGCCACCGACAGTGCTGACAAACCGCGCTTCTGCTATCCAGAACTTCGGATCATCCACAATGGCGATTCCGACGCGCCTCCGCCCGGACGATCCTTTGCCCGGCTGTCGAAGCCGGGACGCTATGTCACCACTATCACCCGCCCCTCCATGTTCGCCGATTATCTCGCCGAACAAATCGATCTTCTGGTCCGCGACTATGGCGTGGAGGTGAACATCGGCCTTAGCGATCAGCAGATCCCTTTTCCCTATGTGCTCGACGGCCTCGACATCAGCGCGCTGGACGGCATCCCGCCGACGGAACTGGCGCGCTATTTCCCCGCGACCGAACTGGCCGAAATCGGGGATGAAATCGCTGACGGCCTGTTTGCGCCTGATGCGGAAGGGGATCGCCCGCTTGCCCTGTTCGACGGCCTGCGGACGGACTTTTCTCTAGCGCGCCTGAAGCATTATACGGGCACGCCGCCTGAGCATGTCCAACGATACATCCTGTTCACCAACTATCATCGCTATGTGGATGAATTCGTCGCATGGGCCTGCGAAGAAATGCAGCGGCCCGACAGCCGCTTCACCGCTCTTTCGGGAGCAGGCAGCGTCTATGTAACCCCGGAAACGGCTGACCCGGCCCGAATGATAGCCGACAGCGCCTGGCGCAAGCATCAAATGCCCGCTTATCACCTGATCGCTCCCGACCGCAGCGGGATCACCTTGGTCAATATCGGCGTGGGTCCGTCCAACGCCAAGACGATCTGCGATCATCTCGCGGTTCTGCGCCCGGAAGCGTGGCTGATGATCGGTCATTGCGGCGGATTGCGCCCCAGTCAGCGGATCGGCGATTATGTGCTCGCCCACGCCTATCTTCGCGACGATCATGTGCTGGACGAGATGCTGCCGCCCGAAATTCCCGTTCCTGCCATTGCCGAAGTGCAGGTCGCCCTCGCAAAAGCCGCAGAAACCGTCTTGGGAGGCGGAAAGCCTGAGGACTTCAAGCGCCGCCTTCGCACCGGAACGGTTGTGACCACCGATGATCGCAATTGGGAATTGCGTTATTCCCATTCCGCCCTGCGCTTCAGCCTTTCGCGCGCGGTCGGGATAGATATGGAATCGGCGACCATCGCAGCGCAGGGATATCGGTTTCGCGTGCCCTATGGAACTTTGCTCTGCGTTTCCGACAAGCCTATCCATGGTGAGCTGAAACTGCCCGGTCAGGCCAATCGCTTCTATGAAGAGGCGATTGCAGGACATTTGCGTGTGGGCATAGAAACCTGTGAACTGTTGCGTCAGGAAGGCCCCCGGCTGCACAGCCGCAAATTGAGAGCCTTTAACGAGCCGCCCTTCCGTTGA
- a CDS encoding peroxiredoxin — MTIAKGERLPAATFAKMTENGPEQVDFDAFFAGRTVALFSVPGAFTPTCSAKHLPGFIAKADALKQKGVDEVACTAVNDAFVMDAWGKSAGAQGKVTMLADGNGDFAKAVDLVMDGSKFGMGTRGQRFSMVVRDGVVDQLNVEAPGDFKLSSAEHMLEQL, encoded by the coding sequence ATGACGATAGCAAAAGGCGAGCGCCTTCCCGCTGCTACATTTGCGAAGATGACGGAAAACGGGCCGGAGCAGGTCGATTTCGACGCATTTTTCGCCGGACGGACCGTTGCACTATTTTCGGTCCCCGGCGCCTTCACGCCCACCTGCTCCGCCAAGCATTTGCCCGGCTTCATCGCAAAGGCCGATGCGCTGAAGCAAAAAGGCGTCGATGAAGTCGCCTGCACCGCCGTCAACGACGCTTTCGTCATGGATGCATGGGGGAAATCGGCCGGCGCGCAAGGCAAGGTCACGATGCTCGCCGATGGCAACGGGGATTTCGCCAAAGCCGTGGATCTGGTCATGGACGGCAGCAAATTCGGCATGGGCACGCGCGGCCAGCGTTTTTCGATGGTGGTCCGGGATGGCGTCGTCGACCAGTTGAATGTGGAAGCACCTGGCGATTTCAAGCTCTCTTCGGCCGAACATATGCTCGAACAGCTTTGA